Proteins encoded within one genomic window of Panicum virgatum strain AP13 chromosome 1N, P.virgatum_v5, whole genome shotgun sequence:
- the LOC120655294 gene encoding protein THYLAKOID RHODANESE-LIKE, chloroplastic-like, with protein MAVILSSAAPTPLLTPPTRPRRQPPSARGIRGGLARLSGALVLSRAGAGAALAAPLSYEEMLRLSTDSDAGAGGGGFALELPDLGLDGLADFVAENPLVVAAGVAAVALPLVLAQLLGGGGAAKPYAVASARAAYQRLLEEPGAQLVDIRPLKDAREAGAPDLREAKKKAVAVPYNGEDKNGFLKKLALRFKDPENTTLVILDKFDGNSELVAELVTANGYKAAVAVKDGAEGSRGWKSSNLPWKEPAKGFNFDLGELFGDGSDSLPLTIGLAAATGLGVLAYTEIETLLQFLGSAAIVQLVATKLLYAEDRQKTLKQIDEFFNKKVAPKDLVDEIKEIGQALLPLPGETKSTPALASATPAAATATAATTEAATPAPTEGAPTAPTTAAPAAQESAPATPTPTAKPRPLSPYPNYPDLKPPSSPSPSTP; from the exons ATGGCCGTCAtcctctcctccgccgcgccgacgcCGCTGCTGACTCCCCCCACGCGCCCCCGGAGGCAGCCGCCGAGCGCCCGCGGCATCCGCGGCGGGCTCGCGCGCCTCTCCGGCGCGCTCGTCCTCTcccgtgccggcgccggcgccgcgctcgccgcgccgctctccTACGAGGAAATGCTGCGCCTGTCCACCGACTCcgacgccggcgcgggcgggggcggCTTCGCGCTCGAGCTCCCGGACCTCGGCCTCGACGGGCTCGCCGACTTCGTCGCCGAGAACCCGCTCGTCGTCGCGGcgggcgtcgccgccgtcgcgctgcCGCTGGTCCTCGCGCAGCTGCtggggggcggcggggcggccaaGCCCTACGCCGTCGCGTCCGCGAGGGCCGCGTACCAGCGCCTGCTCGAGGAGCCCGGCGCGCAGCTCGTCGACATCAGGCCGCTCAAGGACGCGCGGGAGGCCGGCGCGCCCGACCTCAGGGAGGCCAAGAAGAAGGCGGTCGCCGTGCCGTACAACGGGGAGGACAAGAACGGGTTCTTGAAGAAGCTGGCGCTGCGGTTCAAGGACCCGGAGAACACCACGTTGGTCATCCTTGACAA ATTTGATGGGAACTCCGAACTAGTTGCTGAACTTGTCACAGCCAATGGCTACAAAGCTGCTGTCGCTGTGAAGGATGGTGCAGAGGGAAGTCGAGGATGGAAG AGCAGTAATCTTCCCTGGAAGGAGCCTGCAAAGGGATTTAATTTCGACTTGGGCGAGCTATTTGGG GATGGTTCAGACAGTTTACCTCTGACAATTGGTCTTGCAGCAGCTACTGGTTTGGGAGTACTTGCGTACACAGAG ATTGAGACGTTGCTACAGTTTTTGGGTTCGGCCGCTATTGTTCAGCTAGTGGCAACCAAGCTCTTGTATGCCGAG GATCGACAAAAGACCCTTAAACAGATTGATGAGTTCTTTAATAAGAAGGTTGCTCCAAAGGATCTTGTTGATGAAATAAAG GAAATCGGGCAGGCTCTACTACCTTTACCTGGTGAAACTAAGAGCACACCAGCACTAGCAAGTGCGACTCCAGCTGCTGCCACAGCAACAGCTGCAACAACAGAGGCTGCTACCCCTGCGCCAACAGAAGGAGCTCCTACTGCTCCAACAACTGCCGCACCAGCAGCACAGGAATCAGCTCCTGCAACGCCCACACCTACTGCTAAACCCAGACCTCTGTCACCTTACCCTAAT TATCCGGATCTCAAGCCGCCATCCTCACCTTCGCCTTCAACACCTTAA